A single window of Pseudoduganella plicata DNA harbors:
- the tagF gene encoding type VI secretion system-associated protein TagF, producing MTRGATPITVGYFGKIPSRGDFVKASDSPALIKVLDDWLSQAMDLMSTDARWRLNYDAVAPLHFAFVGTRRRHAIGGHIVASTDQSHRRYPFMMMSAMEVGDPASFVPNAPMVLTRLWNRLEILTSGVRASVDAAQSLQNATAQQIELDLRAAAYDAAFEDFLELQTVSALDAMLTQAGYQATARQILLALGMLLQPVMASSSSRLEKSLLLPLPVDPMYRNLVAAFWMHLITPFLARADFELALFVTKIGDKPAMVLGFSGASAQTLRAIMDPQVALEHHIDFDQLDWVEEQTDSDYAVKKLSTYLAQGNLSLKSALDSVGTAFIGT from the coding sequence ATGACCCGCGGCGCAACCCCGATCACCGTCGGCTACTTCGGCAAGATCCCCAGCCGTGGCGACTTCGTCAAGGCCAGCGACAGCCCGGCGCTGATCAAGGTGCTGGACGACTGGCTGTCGCAGGCAATGGACCTGATGAGCACCGACGCGCGCTGGCGCCTCAATTACGACGCCGTCGCGCCGCTGCACTTCGCGTTCGTCGGCACGCGCCGTCGCCATGCGATCGGCGGGCATATCGTCGCCAGCACGGACCAGTCGCACCGCCGCTATCCGTTCATGATGATGAGCGCGATGGAGGTGGGCGACCCGGCGTCGTTCGTGCCGAACGCGCCGATGGTCCTGACGCGACTGTGGAATCGCCTGGAAATCCTGACGTCTGGCGTGCGCGCGTCGGTCGATGCCGCGCAGTCGCTGCAGAACGCCACGGCCCAGCAGATCGAACTGGATCTGCGCGCCGCCGCGTACGATGCCGCGTTCGAGGATTTCCTGGAGCTGCAGACGGTATCGGCCCTCGATGCCATGCTGACGCAGGCGGGCTACCAGGCCACTGCGCGCCAGATCCTGCTCGCGCTGGGGATGCTGCTGCAGCCCGTCATGGCCAGCAGTTCCAGCCGCCTGGAGAAAAGCCTGCTGCTGCCGCTGCCGGTGGACCCGATGTACCGCAACCTGGTGGCCGCGTTCTGGATGCACCTGATCACGCCGTTCCTGGCGCGGGCCGACTTCGAACTGGCGCTGTTCGTCACGAAGATCGGCGACAAACCGGCCATGGTGCTGGGCTTCTCCGGCGCTTCGGCGCAGACGCTGCGCGCCATCATGGACCCGCAGGTGGCGCTCGAGCACCACATCGATTTCGACCAGCTGGATTGGGTGGAAGAGCAGACCGACAGCGATTACGCCGTCAAGAAGCTGTCCACGTATCTGGCGCAAGGCAACCTGTCACTCAAGTCCGCGCTCGATTCCGTCGGCACGGCGTTTATCGGAACATGA
- the tssM gene encoding type VI secretion system membrane subunit TssM has protein sequence MQKTWEFLTSRRSLIVIGWLAFAITLFIAAALLQWPANVPWTVLAVALAFGAIVWLWRRHRRRKAAGQLGDMLEQQAKVPARQDAVHRQETEVIRKRLLEAIGTIKSSKLGQLSGDAALYELPWYMVIGNPAAGKSTAIASSGLQFPFADTKVVHGVGGTRNCDWFFTTEGILLDTAGRYSVVDEDRAEWFGFLDLLKKYRKKAPINGVVIAVSIAELTRNRPEFAIELAKNLRQRVQELTERLEVHAPVYVVFTKADLITGFNEFFQDSERAERDRVWGATLPYSQNATSEQLLDQFDARFDELYDGLKDLSLANMSLQWRERMPPGVFTFPLEFSSVKPALRSFIATLFEENPYQFKPVFRGFYFTSALQEGETVSASSHRVAQRFDLKLQPQHHEELHEQQGYFLLNLFRKVIFADKDLVAQYASPAKTRTRYAMFFAAMAFVGLALGGWSWSFMNNRQLVANVQADLDQAIKVQQKSLDLQSRIQALEILQDRIEQLDRYEESRPLSLSFGLYQGDVLNRKLREEYFNGVREVMLKPVGQSLESFLAEVNNSAGQLQPMAKPVTASAAPSGTADSAAVNNGATQFKDASPASAEDAYNALKTYLMLTDKSKAEPAHLNDQLTRFWRVWLDSNRGAMPREQMIRSAERMITFYLAQVSDPAWPQMQGKLALIDQTRDNLRRVVRGMPARERVYADVKARAATRFPSMTVARIVGEQDKDLVLGSYAIPGTFTRAAWEGFVQEAFKEAANKELQSADWVLKTSSKDDLTLEGSPEQIQKSLVELYKNDYAKEWSRFLQGVTIRDLDGFPTATAAMNRLGDPQTSPLNKLITTVYEQTSWDNPSLLDAGIQRAQRGITGWFRETILRQKPSQINVNLPTTNPVQNAALPLGPVGREFAGVARLVVTRDNASLMKGYIEQMSKLRTRLNTIKNQGDPGPGAKQLMQQTLDGTGSELAEALKYVDEQMLVGMTDAQKAAIRPVLVRPLMQTFAVIVKPTEAEIDKVWQLQIVQPFNKNLALKYPFSTESKLEATNAEIAEMFGPDGAIAKFFNTTIGPLVNRYGDVLKPKTWAEIGIHLEPSVIANFPGWVAPLSANGVASAAAAGPSETQTMFDVQALGATGATEFTLEIDGQALRWRGQPQPWVKMRWPNPTGTPGARISAITPSGAVVSLLNESGRDGLKKMIDAARRTRKDNGVFELAWNNGGVTVTANLKIVGTVTPPPAAAVPQSGTNFKRLRLPETIIDATPPAPATTPVPAPTPAPAPAPAPGTPAAPAPAAPGAPARTAAAAVGALQ, from the coding sequence ATGCAAAAAACCTGGGAATTCCTGACGTCGCGGCGCAGCCTGATCGTGATCGGCTGGCTGGCGTTCGCCATCACACTGTTCATCGCCGCGGCCTTGCTGCAGTGGCCGGCGAACGTGCCATGGACCGTGCTGGCCGTCGCGCTGGCGTTCGGCGCCATCGTCTGGCTGTGGCGCCGCCACCGGCGCCGCAAGGCCGCCGGCCAGCTGGGCGACATGCTCGAACAGCAGGCCAAGGTGCCCGCCAGACAGGATGCCGTGCACCGCCAGGAGACGGAAGTCATCCGCAAGCGGCTGCTGGAAGCCATTGGCACCATCAAGAGCTCGAAGCTGGGCCAGTTGTCCGGCGACGCGGCGCTGTACGAGCTGCCGTGGTACATGGTCATCGGTAACCCCGCGGCCGGCAAGAGCACGGCGATTGCCAGCTCCGGCCTGCAGTTCCCGTTTGCCGACACGAAGGTCGTGCATGGCGTGGGCGGTACCCGCAACTGCGACTGGTTCTTCACCACCGAAGGCATCCTGCTCGACACGGCCGGCCGCTACTCGGTCGTGGACGAAGACCGGGCCGAGTGGTTCGGCTTCCTCGACCTGCTGAAGAAATACCGCAAGAAGGCGCCGATCAACGGCGTCGTCATCGCCGTCAGCATCGCCGAGCTGACGCGCAACCGCCCGGAATTCGCCATCGAACTGGCCAAGAACCTGCGCCAGCGCGTACAGGAGCTGACCGAGCGGCTGGAAGTGCACGCGCCCGTGTACGTCGTGTTTACCAAGGCCGACCTGATCACCGGGTTCAACGAATTCTTCCAGGATAGCGAGCGCGCGGAGCGCGACCGCGTCTGGGGCGCCACCCTGCCCTACAGCCAGAATGCGACAAGCGAACAGCTGCTCGACCAGTTCGACGCCCGCTTCGACGAGCTGTACGACGGCCTGAAGGACCTGAGCCTGGCCAATATGTCGCTGCAGTGGCGCGAACGCATGCCGCCCGGCGTGTTCACCTTCCCGCTCGAATTCTCATCGGTGAAACCGGCGCTGCGCTCGTTCATCGCCACGCTGTTCGAGGAAAATCCGTACCAGTTCAAGCCCGTGTTCCGTGGCTTCTACTTCACCAGCGCGCTGCAGGAAGGCGAGACCGTGTCCGCCTCGTCGCATCGCGTGGCGCAGCGCTTCGACCTGAAGCTGCAGCCGCAGCACCATGAGGAGCTGCACGAGCAGCAGGGCTACTTCCTCCTCAACCTGTTCCGCAAGGTGATCTTCGCCGACAAGGACCTGGTGGCGCAATACGCCAGCCCGGCCAAGACCCGCACGCGCTACGCCATGTTCTTCGCGGCGATGGCCTTCGTCGGCCTGGCGCTCGGTGGCTGGAGCTGGTCGTTCATGAACAACCGCCAGCTGGTGGCCAACGTGCAGGCGGACCTGGACCAGGCCATCAAGGTGCAGCAGAAGAGCCTCGACCTGCAGTCGCGCATCCAGGCACTGGAAATCCTGCAGGACCGCATCGAGCAGCTGGACCGCTATGAGGAAAGCCGCCCGCTGTCGCTCAGTTTCGGCCTGTACCAGGGCGACGTGTTGAACCGCAAGCTGCGCGAGGAATACTTCAACGGCGTGCGCGAAGTCATGCTCAAGCCGGTCGGCCAGTCGCTCGAGTCGTTCCTGGCCGAAGTGAACAACAGCGCCGGCCAGCTGCAGCCGATGGCGAAACCCGTCACCGCTTCGGCCGCCCCATCCGGCACGGCCGACAGCGCCGCCGTCAACAACGGCGCCACGCAGTTCAAGGACGCATCGCCGGCCAGCGCGGAAGACGCGTACAACGCGCTCAAGACGTACCTGATGCTGACGGATAAATCGAAGGCGGAGCCGGCCCACCTGAATGACCAGCTGACCCGCTTCTGGCGCGTCTGGCTCGATTCAAACCGGGGCGCGATGCCGCGCGAGCAGATGATCCGCAGCGCCGAACGCATGATCACGTTCTACCTGGCTCAGGTCAGCGATCCGGCCTGGCCGCAGATGCAAGGCAAGCTGGCGCTGATCGACCAGACCCGCGACAACCTGCGCCGCGTCGTGCGCGGCATGCCGGCGCGCGAGCGTGTGTATGCCGACGTCAAGGCCCGCGCCGCCACGCGCTTCCCGTCGATGACGGTGGCCCGCATCGTGGGCGAGCAGGACAAGGACCTCGTCCTGGGCAGCTACGCCATCCCCGGCACGTTCACCCGCGCCGCATGGGAAGGCTTCGTGCAGGAGGCCTTCAAGGAAGCGGCCAACAAGGAACTACAAAGCGCCGACTGGGTGCTCAAGACATCGTCGAAGGACGACCTGACGCTGGAAGGCAGCCCGGAACAGATCCAGAAGTCGCTGGTGGAACTGTACAAGAACGACTATGCGAAGGAATGGAGCCGGTTCCTGCAGGGCGTGACGATCCGCGACCTGGACGGCTTCCCGACGGCCACGGCGGCGATGAACCGCCTGGGCGATCCGCAGACGTCGCCGCTGAACAAGCTCATTACCACCGTGTACGAGCAGACGTCGTGGGATAATCCGTCGCTGCTGGACGCGGGCATCCAGCGCGCCCAGCGCGGCATCACGGGCTGGTTCCGCGAGACGATCCTGCGCCAGAAGCCGTCGCAGATCAACGTCAACCTGCCGACCACCAATCCCGTGCAGAACGCGGCCCTGCCGCTGGGGCCTGTCGGCCGCGAATTCGCCGGTGTGGCACGCCTGGTCGTCACGCGCGACAACGCATCGCTGATGAAGGGCTATATCGAGCAGATGTCGAAGCTGCGCACGCGCCTGAATACCATCAAGAACCAGGGCGACCCGGGCCCGGGCGCCAAGCAGCTGATGCAGCAGACGCTGGACGGCACCGGTTCGGAACTGGCCGAAGCGCTGAAGTACGTGGACGAGCAGATGCTGGTCGGGATGACCGATGCGCAGAAGGCGGCCATCCGCCCGGTGCTGGTGCGTCCGCTGATGCAGACGTTCGCCGTCATCGTCAAGCCGACGGAAGCGGAGATCGACAAGGTCTGGCAGCTGCAGATCGTGCAGCCGTTCAACAAGAACCTGGCACTGAAGTATCCGTTCTCGACCGAGTCGAAACTGGAAGCGACGAATGCGGAAATCGCCGAGATGTTCGGCCCGGACGGCGCCATCGCCAAGTTCTTCAACACGACGATCGGCCCGCTGGTCAACCGCTATGGCGACGTGCTGAAACCGAAGACGTGGGCGGAAATCGGCATCCACCTCGAGCCGTCCGTCATCGCCAACTTCCCTGGCTGGGTCGCTCCGCTGTCGGCCAATGGCGTCGCCAGCGCGGCAGCGGCCGGCCCGAGCGAGACGCAGACGATGTTCGACGTGCAGGCGCTGGGCGCCACGGGCGCCACCGAATTCACGCTGGAGATCGACGGCCAGGCGCTGCGCTGGCGCGGCCAGCCGCAGCCCTGGGTCAAGATGCGCTGGCCCAATCCGACCGGCACGCCGGGCGCGCGCATCTCGGCGATCACGCCGTCCGGCGCCGTCGTCTCGCTGCTGAACGAATCGGGCCGTGACGGCCTGAAGAAGATGATCGACGCGGCCCGCCGCACCCGCAAGGACAATGGCGTGTTCGAGCTGGCCTGGAACAACGGCGGCGTGACCGTCACGGCCAACCTGAAGATCGTCGGCACGGTAACCCCGCCGCCGGCCGCCGCCGTGCCGCAGTCGGGCACCAACTTCAAGCGCCTGCGCCTGCCCGAGACCATCATCGACGCCACGCCGCCGGCGCCGGCCACGACACCGGTCCCGGCTCCAACGCCTGCACCGGCTCCTGCCCCGGCGCCAGGCACGCCGGCAGCACCGGCACCGGCCGCGCCAGGGGCACCGGCCCGTACGGCCGCCGCCGCCGTGGGAGCGCTGCAATGA
- a CDS encoding PAAR domain-containing protein, whose protein sequence is MAGPLITLGDKTSHGGTVVEASTLSDTGGKGIARVGDKVTCPRHGNGTIVSGDQTLIVDGKPAARHGDKTSCGATLVAGQQATVDNV, encoded by the coding sequence ATGGCAGGACCTTTGATCACACTGGGCGACAAGACATCGCATGGCGGCACGGTCGTGGAAGCATCCACATTGTCCGACACCGGCGGCAAGGGTATCGCGCGCGTGGGCGACAAGGTCACCTGCCCGCGCCACGGCAACGGCACGATCGTCAGCGGCGACCAGACGCTGATCGTCGACGGCAAGCCGGCCGCCCGCCACGGCGATAAAACTTCCTGCGGGGCGACGCTGGTCGCCGGCCAGCAGGCAACCGTCGACAACGTCTGA
- a CDS encoding M15 family metallopeptidase has product MWLLAIILYFLLACLVSWMILFPAGREFMLNGLSAAAQRLHRRVGQVAQRGRRDAEALRQNGSASANALGAFLRQHYLLCAGGIVLLCLPPLLAVVLGARATLSGFETSTREVNTQVAELLQGEQLVPPPALPPMVFAQAQAEVAQERPMLISASRDWNQMHADYTQRLLMVFKIMKEKHGYDMAILEGYRSPERQNRLAAMGSNVTSAAAFQSWHQYGLAADCAFLRDGKLVITEKDPWAMRGYQLYGEVAESLGLTWGGRWKMMDFGHTELRLPGVMKKR; this is encoded by the coding sequence GTGTGGCTGCTGGCGATAATTCTTTACTTTTTACTGGCCTGTCTCGTCAGCTGGATGATCCTGTTCCCCGCCGGACGGGAGTTCATGCTGAACGGGCTGAGTGCGGCCGCGCAGCGCCTGCACCGCCGCGTTGGCCAGGTCGCGCAGCGCGGCCGGCGCGATGCCGAGGCCCTGCGCCAGAACGGCAGCGCCTCGGCCAACGCATTGGGCGCATTCCTGCGGCAGCATTACCTGCTATGCGCGGGCGGCATCGTGCTGCTTTGCCTGCCGCCGCTGCTGGCGGTGGTGCTGGGCGCACGCGCCACCCTGAGCGGGTTCGAAACCTCCACCCGCGAAGTCAATACGCAGGTCGCCGAACTGCTGCAGGGCGAACAGCTGGTGCCGCCGCCGGCGTTGCCGCCGATGGTATTTGCCCAGGCCCAGGCGGAAGTGGCGCAGGAGCGGCCGATGCTGATATCGGCCAGTCGTGACTGGAACCAGATGCATGCCGACTATACGCAGCGTTTGCTGATGGTCTTCAAGATCATGAAGGAAAAACACGGGTATGACATGGCAATCCTGGAAGGCTATCGCAGTCCGGAGCGGCAGAACCGCCTGGCGGCAATGGGCTCGAACGTGACCAGCGCGGCGGCATTCCAGAGCTGGCACCAGTATGGTCTCGCGGCCGACTGCGCGTTCCTGCGCGATGGCAAACTGGTTATCACGGAAAAGGATCCGTGGGCCATGCGCGGATATCAGCTGTATGGCGAAGTGGCGGAGTCGCTTGGCCTCACCTGGGGTGGACGCTGGAAAATGATGGATTTCGGGCATACGGAACTGCGTCTGCCCGGCGTAATGAAAAAACGATAG